From the genome of uncultured Bacteroides sp.:
TGGTAACAAAGGGATAAACAGAATCAATGTGATGAAAAATTCTGTTGAACGAATTCCCTATACGCCAAAGAGTTCGGTTGTTTGTGCTATATTTGATAAGGCCGGCTTCTTATGGCTTGGAATGAAAGGCTCTATTGACCGACTAAACGTAGAGACTGGAAAAGTTCAATCGATAGATACCAAACTCTTACAGAATATGAATATATCTTCAATGACTGAAGAAAATAATCATATTTGGGTTACAGCTTCCGAAGGTGTTTTCCTTATTAATAAAACAGACTTTACCGTAAAGCACGTAAATTTAGGTGAACAACTCTATTTTTCTGGCTTTTATGATGCTTTTACAAAAAAAATGCTGTTGGGAGGCATAGACCATTATATAGAATTCTCTCCTGATAAAATATTAAAGGAAACTAACGGGCACATTCATGCAATTCTCACTTCTGTATATGTAAACGATGAACGTATCAATACTGGTCAGACCTATGATGGTAATGTGATTCTGAAAAACAGTATAGGATATACAAAGGATATAATACTCAATAATAATCAAAACAATCTGGTTTTTGAATTCTCTGATTTATTATACGGCAAAGCTGTAAAATCACGCTATGTTTATAAACTTGATGGGAGTGATAAAGAATGGCGCAATCTTGATGCCTCACCCTACAAAATATCTTATTCAAATCTCTCGCCCGGTGATTATACTCTTTATATCCAGAAAAACAATGATAATGGAGCCAACGAAACAGTTTTAACTTTAAGTATTGTTATTCTCCATCCATGGTATAGTACTATTCTTGCTAAGATTGTCTATTTTAGTATTATAGTGTGGCTTTTTATGTGGGCTTTGAATTATTATCGTGTTAGAAACAGATTAAAAATAGAACGGATTCAAAGAGAGAAAACGCTAGAACTATCTAACATGAAAATGGATTTCCTCACAAATATATCTCATGAATTAAAAACTCCTTTGAGCCTAATTCTGAGTCCCGTTAGTAAATTACTGGACGACACAAAGAATCCACAAGTAAGAAATCATCTTCAGATGATTCATAAGAATGTGATACGGTTAAATAATCTTGTTCATCAGATGATTGATTTTCGCGATATTGATCCTTCACAATCGGATGTTGTTCTTTCAAACCTGGAAATTGTTGAATTTATTAAAAGTATCCTTGAAGTACATCGTGAAGCTTTTGATTCCAAACACATTGCATTGGCTTTTGAAACAAATGTTTCTGATTTATATATAGATACCGATATTCAGAAAATGGAATCAGTTATCAATAATCTGATTTCTAATGCCTACAAATTCTCAAAAGAAAATGGAACTGTAAAAGTTGAATTGTCAATCAGTGAGGATGATAATCTGGCTAAGAAACTTCATATCAGTGTTATTGATAACGGATGTGGTATACCTGAACGAGATTTGCCTTATATTTTCAATAGATTTTATCAGTCTAAAGAGAATCTGAATATGAATAGTGAGGGTTCCGGTATAGGACTTTCCATCGTCAAGAATTATATTGAACTTCTTCATGGGCATATTAAAATATTATCTGTTGAAAGAGAAGGTACTACTGTTATAATTGAATTGCCAATTATAAACAGTGATTTAAATATTCAAAAAGAAGATACCCGGAAGAGCATTATACAAGATGAAATTCAAAAGTATAAAATACTCATTGTTGAGGATAATATTGAAATAGCACGATTTATTTCCGAAAATCTGATAAATAGTGTTTGTATGATTGCTCATAATGGTAAAATGGGAATAGAAATGGCTATAAAGAATCAACCGGATATAATTATTGCAGATGTGATGATGCCTATAATGGATGGCCTTGAAATGAGTCGTTTGTTAAAACATAATATAGTAACTGCAACTATTCCTATAATTATGCTGACAGCAAAAGACGATAAAAGAACAGAAACACAGGCCTTTAATTCAGGTGTTGAGGCTTTTATCTCAAAACCATTTGATATAAAGCAACTGACCACCCGTATTGAACAATTAATTAATAGCAAAAAGCTATTGATAAATAAGCTTCGTCAGGCTACTGTCTTGGAAGATAAGCCTGTTGATATTCAGTCGCAAGATGAGAAGTTTATTTTGAATATAACTCAGATAATTGAAGACAGACTTGCAGAGCCCGACCTTAATGTGCAATATCTCGCAGATAGCACCGGGATAAGTGCAAAGCAAGTGTATCGGAAAATTAAATTGCTTACCGGACATACGGCAGTAGACTATATTAAGTTCATTCGTCTGAAAAAAGCTGCAATACTTTTAGGACAGAAGAAGTTCACTATAGCAGAAGTTATGTATATGGTAGGGTTCTCTAATCATTCTTATTTTTCGAAGTGCTTCTCTGAAAAATATGGGAAAACGCCCAAAGAATTCATGGAATCAACTGATTCTTAGTACTGTTGTCTGATTTTTATTCATATTCATCCGATTTGTTTCTATAATGTCTGATTTCTTTCTATCCAGGTCTGATATAATCTAACCTTAAAAATAGAAGGATATTACATTTGCACAGAAACTTTAAAATCGGTAAAAGTATGAAAAAACACAATCTTGGACGCAGAGATTCCTATTATGAAATGAATCTGCTGAAAGTACCCAAATTCTTCTTTAAAGGGTTAATTACAGCTTTATTATTTTTTTGTATAACAACAGCTTTTGCTCAACAGAAGTCAGTTGTTGCAGGTACTGTTGTTGATGAAGGAAGCAATCCTATTATTGGTGCATCAGTAACTGTTTCGGGGCAAAAAGTCGGTACGGTAACCGATATAAACGGAAAGTTCTCTATTAATGTAGAGCCAAACAAAACTCTTGAAGTAACATTTATTGGTTTTGTATCACAAAAAGTTCCGGTAAAAGGTCAGAAAACAATCAATATTGTTTTGCGAGAGGACAATCAGGTGCTTAACGAAGTAATTGTAACTGGTTATGGTGCTGTTTCAAAGAAAAACCTTACAACTTCTATTGTTAAAGTAAAAGCAGATGATGTTCCTAAGGCTGCCAATAGTAACATGTCTCAAATGTTGATGGGACGTGCTGCTGGTTTGCAGGCAACAGTTTCCAGTGCTCAACCGGGTGGAGGTATTGACATTACCATTCGTGGTGGAGGTGCACCTATTTATGTAGTTGATGGTGTTGTAATGCCTGGTTCTTCTTTGGAAGCGAATTCAGGAGGTAGTACAACTGTTATTCCATCGAATGTAAACCGTTCTGGCTTGGCTGGCTTGAATCCTGATGACATTGAGTCTATTGAAGTACTGAAAGATGCATCAGCTTCTATTTATGGTATTGGTGCCGCCAATGGTGTAGTTTTAATTACTACCAAAAAAGGTAAGGAAGGCAAAATGAGAGTTACCTATGATGGAAGTTTGTCATCTGTATCTAATTATAAATATATCCAATCTTTGGATGCTAAGGACTACATGAGTTATGTCAATGTATTCAAAAAGGAACAGTATTTATATAATAATGGTCAGGGTGTGTATGGTAGTACTGCTTATGATGGTGGTAGTTCTGAAGTGTTTACAGCTTCGGATATAGCTTCTGCACAAACAACAAACTGGCGTAATATGATACTTCGTAACGGAAGCATATCTAATCATAATGTTACAGTTCAGGGAGGATCGAACGCTTTGCAATATTATTTATCTGGAAATTACTTCAACCAGGTAGGCACGGTAGAGAACTCAGCCATGGAGCGTTTTACTTTACGAAGTAATATAGCTTCTCAGCTTACAAGTTTCCTAAAATTAACGGCAGCTATCAACTTTAATAAAAACCGGAATAATAATGGTACGGTAGGTGGTTCATCTAATGGCCGTGGTGGACAGGCTTCCGGATCTTTAGCTGCAGCGCTTTCTTATCCTACAAATATGTCGATAAAAGATGCAGATGGGAAATATACTACATTCCTTACTATTCCTAATCCTGTTGGAATGCTTGAT
Proteins encoded in this window:
- a CDS encoding two-component regulator propeller domain-containing protein, which produces MNRKFFFLLIVFQLFCFQSNSQIKPIKEFDNISRGDECVNCFFQDYRGLIWVGTNRGLFSYNGYSLDKNIPQASGDVINMAVNCSLKVDSTHFYLGCNSGILLFDIEKCRYTLLPATSSNDVRSMVWLDKHTILAGTMRGLIRYNTLNNTSKRFERKMLPYLPVYSIIKKNKENVYISSCNGIYQLNVTTNKMTFISLPEAGKKKRLIFSLAEDIHNNCIWIGTEGELFKYNLNTKSIELIPFFSNNSIKSISTDYSGHLWMGTDNGLYIYNPKNKTNEYFVHTIKNNKSLINNIIWAVFEDREKNMWLGTDCGISLYRTNTSLKIHRWDEITGSDEGNRLTCIFRDSHKNYWLGGTNGIACYNPDKQKSVWYKMRGGNNYISHNRIRSIYEDRNKDIWVATDGGVNHYNNQTERFNHYSIMDKSAARNANWAYGIFDDSKNKLWIGTYLGGLFMVDKQKLISSGGDTYLADRNYYMNGCKNGLLGNDVLINLKDKKENPVLIIGNKGINRINVMKNSVERIPYTPKSSVVCAIFDKAGFLWLGMKGSIDRLNVETGKVQSIDTKLLQNMNISSMTEENNHIWVTASEGVFLINKTDFTVKHVNLGEQLYFSGFYDAFTKKMLLGGIDHYIEFSPDKILKETNGHIHAILTSVYVNDERINTGQTYDGNVILKNSIGYTKDIILNNNQNNLVFEFSDLLYGKAVKSRYVYKLDGSDKEWRNLDASPYKISYSNLSPGDYTLYIQKNNDNGANETVLTLSIVILHPWYSTILAKIVYFSIIVWLFMWALNYYRVRNRLKIERIQREKTLELSNMKMDFLTNISHELKTPLSLILSPVSKLLDDTKNPQVRNHLQMIHKNVIRLNNLVHQMIDFRDIDPSQSDVVLSNLEIVEFIKSILEVHREAFDSKHIALAFETNVSDLYIDTDIQKMESVINNLISNAYKFSKENGTVKVELSISEDDNLAKKLHISVIDNGCGIPERDLPYIFNRFYQSKENLNMNSEGSGIGLSIVKNYIELLHGHIKILSVEREGTTVIIELPIINSDLNIQKEDTRKSIIQDEIQKYKILIVEDNIEIARFISENLINSVCMIAHNGKMGIEMAIKNQPDIIIADVMMPIMDGLEMSRLLKHNIVTATIPIIMLTAKDDKRTETQAFNSGVEAFISKPFDIKQLTTRIEQLINSKKLLINKLRQATVLEDKPVDIQSQDEKFILNITQIIEDRLAEPDLNVQYLADSTGISAKQVYRKIKLLTGHTAVDYIKFIRLKKAAILLGQKKFTIAEVMYMVGFSNHSYFSKCFSEKYGKTPKEFMESTDS